The Salvia miltiorrhiza cultivar Shanhuang (shh) chromosome 1, IMPLAD_Smil_shh, whole genome shotgun sequence genome has a window encoding:
- the LOC130993124 gene encoding uncharacterized protein At1g76070-like codes for MEKANNHKLRNKILKLLPKAISFQNIPFSPRRDSRPDAAAHSRPRAHHNKAFSGPMIPAEARRKLKSRETFSQEPTSPKVSCTGRVKHRGRISEKKKKPVSLPKEFKPVAEGPGPKKKAGIKKFLAGGRKCAEQANDRAGPGDGSAAPSLGHMRRFASSREAFANFDWTAAQIAPGDCSDDERGYSDGDEEEEECRIPFSAPMMMMAGGGDLEPKKEINLWKRRTMAQPRSLELNMDE; via the coding sequence ATGGAGAAGGCAAACAATCATAAGCTGAGAAACAAGATTTTGAAGCTTCTGCCAAAGGCGATTTCATTCCAAAACATCCCTTTCAGCCCGCGCCGCGACAGCCGGCCCGATGCCGCCGCGCACAGCCGGCCCAGAGCCCATCACAACAAGGCCTTCTCCGGCCCGATGATCCCGGCCGAGGCCCGGCGCAAGCTCAAGAGCCGCGAGACGTTCTCGCAAGAGCCCACCTCTCCGAAGGTCTCGTGCACGGGCCGGGTCAAGCACCGGGGCCGGATttcggagaagaagaagaagcccGTTTCGTTGCCCAAGGAATTCAAGCCCGTGGCCGAGGGCCCGGGCCCGAAGAAGAAGGCGGGGATCAAGAAGTTTTTGGCGGGAGGGAGGAAGTGTGCTGAGCAGGCCAATGATCGGGCCGGGCCGGGCGACGGGAGCGCAGCCCCGAGCCTGGGCCATATGAGGAGGTTCGCCAGCAGCCGTGAGGCGTTCGCGAATTTCGATTGGACAGCGGCGCAGATTGCGCCGGGGGATTGCTCCGACGATGAGAGGGGGTACAGCGACGGcgatgaggaggaggaggagtgcCGGATACCTTTCTCGgcgccgatgatgatgatggcgGGAGGCGGCGATTTGGAGCCGAAGAAGGAGATTAATTTGTGGAAGAGGAGGACTATGGCTCAGCCTAGGAGTCTTGAGTTGAACATGGATGAATAG